A single genomic interval of Megalobrama amblycephala isolate DHTTF-2021 linkage group LG17, ASM1881202v1, whole genome shotgun sequence harbors:
- the LOC125250886 gene encoding B-cell lymphoma/leukemia 10-like has translation MEVTHLTEDEMADIKKEAIDRLRPYLVDKIIAERHFDYLRSKKILTREDTEEISCRTTRGRRTSKLLDILAENPRGLDMLIESIKWGRTLNFIIAKITDEVQRVKNERLEALKGKKTLFKGSYHESNTAAVIQN, from the exons ATGGAGGTTACTCACCTGACGGAGGACGAAATGGCCGATATAAAGAAGGAA GCCATAGACCGGTTACGACCATACCTGGTGGATAAGATCATCGCGGAGCGGCACTTCGATTACCTGCGCTCTAAGAAGATCCTGACCAGAGAGGACACGGAGGAGATCAGCTGCAGGACCACGAGAGGGAGACGCACCAGCAAACTGCTGGATATCCTCGCAGAAAACCCACGGGGTTTAGACATGCTGATCGAGTCCATCAAGTGGGGCCGCACACTCAACTTCATCATCGCAAAGATCACAGATGAGGTGCAGCGCGTGAAAAATGAGCGACTAGAAGctttaaaaggtaaaaaaacattatttaaagggtCATATCATGAATCAAATACTGCCGCTGTTATTCAGAATTAG